One window from the genome of Nicotiana sylvestris chromosome 9, ASM39365v2, whole genome shotgun sequence encodes:
- the LOC104223151 gene encoding uncharacterized protein, producing the protein MQEAIDDNYLCPSFSSFGYLAKIAAKISDEFQEAAEENATDSFDGDNSEELDFEFSTMELIYGGQTEFQSIFPVFNRDLLLNVNDESSSSDAVDSEIRIPLKSFFLEELESTTTSASEASSDVDELEILPPGTYCVWKPKISNPSPGKCKKSKSTGSAPKRWPKLRDLLRRSNSDGKDTSFVFLTPKKSIKSETTNLGEVVKAAGKSKQLKGSGTGGESPVAAYIRNRAANQVDKNRRKSYLPYRQDLIGFFASVNGLTNGLSRSYRPF; encoded by the coding sequence ATGCAGGAAGCCATAGACGATAATTATTTGTGCCCTAGCTTTAGTAGCTTCGGATACTTGGCTAAAATTGCCGCTAAAATCTCCGATGAATTTCAGGAGGCAGCGGAGGAGAACGCTACCGATAGCTTCGACGGAGATAACAGTGAGGAATTAGATTTTGAATTCTCAACCATGGAACTCATCTACGGCGGTCAAACTGAATTTCAGTCAATTTTCCCTGTTTTCAACCGCGATCTATTATTAAACGTTAACGATGAATCGTCGTCGTCGGATGCCGTTGATAGTGAAATTCGAATTCCGTTGAAGAGCTTTTTCCTAGAAGAACTGGAATCAACGACGACGTCTGCGTCGGAGGCGTCATCGGATGTGGATGAATTGGAGATTTTACCGCCGGGAACTTATTGTGTGTGGAAGCCGAAGATAAGCAACCCGTCACCGGGAAAATGTAAGAAGAGTAAATCAACTGGATCGGCGCCGAAGCGATGGCCGAAGCTTCGAGATTTGTTACGGCGGAGTAATAGCGACGGCAAGGACACTAGTTTTGTATTTCTCACACCGAAAAAGTCAATAAAAAGCGAAACAACAAATTTGGGTGAGGTCGTAAAGGCGGCCGGAAAATCGAAGCAGCTGAAAGGAAGTGGTACGGGCGGAGAGTCGCCGGTGGCGGCTTACATACGAAATAGAGCGGCCAACCAAGTTGATAAGAATAGAAGAAAATCGTATTTACCGTATAGGCAAGACCTAATAGGATTTTTCGCCAGCGTTAATGGTTTGACTAATGGTTTGAGCAGAAGTTATCGGCCATTCTAA